From Chrysemys picta bellii isolate R12L10 chromosome 1, ASM1138683v2, whole genome shotgun sequence:
ctACGCGTGGAGGGACCCCCGACCCTCGGAGCGGGACgatgcggctgcttctgggagccacgtggtGCGGTCCCCGATCATGTACCCCGGAGCGGGGCCATGCTACGGCTCCCGCATGGTGCGGCCCCCGACCTGGCACCCCGACTGGACCACCAGACTGGGGCAATCcctggaccccgctccccagtgggagttTGTGGCCTGTCTTAAACGGCTTGTGGGCCGAACccagcccacgggccgtagtttgcctacccctgccctaggaagTCTTCTGCAAACCAGGCTGTAGGAAGTCCCGGACCCCAAAGAAGAGACACCCAAAAGAAGAGGCTGCTTTCGGAAGCCCAGGCCTCATGGGCGGGAGAAtctccaggggagggggtgcttacTCCCCCGGAGGACACTGCTAGTCGGATTTTAGCTCTGAGGATCCTCAAAGCAGAAGAGCTGGAAGGCGATCTCCTCACACGCATGATTCACCCCGCACTCAAACAGGCAGCCAAACAAGAGCGGCGCTGACGCCTCCTGGCACACTGCCAGGTCTGAGTAACCGCACGGCCCTTTGTACAGGAGCCAGGGGTGTCCCCACTTGGCCTCGTTCAATGGGGACCGGTTGAGGTAGATGCCCAGATTGACCCGCTTGTGTTTACTCATTGGGTGGGAATAAAGCAGCCACGACACGGTGTTTCTGCAGATGGCGGAGGGGGCGTTCCCACCGTTCAATGGGCAGGTCGTCTTGGAGGCTGGGGCATCTGGCCCTTCCACGCCATCGGCCTCTAGAAGCCCTGCTGTCGGCGTGAAGCTCACCACGCTGCCCTGGCAGCCGTGTGGCGGCTCGCACAGCTTCTTGCATGAGGAGGGGCTCTCGAATGTCAGCCCCTGGTCTGTGCTGAGCGCCGCTGCCCGGCaccggcagggggtgcgggcatTGCAGTACAACACGGGGTCACAGGCCTGGCACACCACCTCGGCCACCTGGCACTCCCCCGTCTTCATGCCTTTAATCAGCTCACCCTTGTGCCAGCGCTGCCCGCCGTCGTCACTATAAAAGACCAAGGCCCGGGGCAGggtccagcagggcagtggcaggcgGCAGCAGCGAGCGGTAATGTGGAAGGTGTAAGCTGGAATCACCAGCCGCCCGGAGCTGAGCTGCACCCCGTGCCCCGGCCCCACCGCAAACGTGGCCCAGTCCTTCAAGTCTTCCCCAATCACCTGCTCCGTCAAGTCTGTCAACGAGCTCCAGGTCTGGCCGGCATCTCCGCTGCAGACATAGCACAGCCGGGCGGCGTTCTTCCCGGAGTGgatctgccattgctctgtgacGTGCTTCCTCACGCAGATGAAGAACAGGAAAACAGTTTGACTCTTCCGCTCGTACACCGGGCAGGGGTTCATCGTGCGGTGACCCGGTAACTCTGCGCTCCTCAAGGGCTCACTGGGCCCCCActgcagcaggagagaggggaCGAGAACAGGTAGGTTAGAAGGGTAAGCGAGCGGGGCCCACTCCTCAGTACATCACGATGACCATCCTGTACGGCTGCCTCAGAACTGGATGGGCCTTGGAGCTCACACTTCACCCCACCACCAGGGGGAGCTGTTGGgccctcagcacttctgaaaaccaagcAGGTGCCAAAACAGGGATCGAAGAGCCTCATTTTAGGCTCTTGGTTCTGCCTTCCCCTAAGGGAGCACGGGCGGGGATGCAGCAGCTCCCCTCACGGCTGCGCTGGCTTCTGCTTTAGTTGCTTGGCTCTGCTTTTCCTCCCTACGTGGATCCAGCCGGACACAAGTTGGCTGCACTTAGAGACAAGACACATGCCAATCACGCAGTCGCTCTCTCCATGTCGCaatcccagctagggtgaccagatgtcctgattttataggacagtcccgatttttgggtctttttcttatataggttcctattaccacccacccccgtcccgatttttcacatttgctgtctggtcaccctaatcccagcCAGATCCCCGGCCCGGCCTCCCTCTCCTGAGCTGCTCTCTCggacgtctacactgcatttggagtgagcctcccagcccagggcggcagtagggttgccaggcgtcctgTTTTCGAGTGGAACGcttggtcgaaaagggaccctagcGGCTCTGGTCGGCAGTGccaactgggccattaaaagtccagttggcggcgcagcaggggcccgggactaaggcaggctccctgtctgccctagctctgtgtggctcctggaagtgccACTGGCACccggcatcccaaccccctgccccagcccggagtccccttccacacccaaactctctcctggagcctgcaccccctaaGCACCCTGCCcgagccccctcctccaccccaaacccctcatccccgtccCTAcctcagagtctgcacccccccgctggagtcctcacccctccTCCAAACCCCAAAcaactgccccagcccagaaccctctccagcaccccaaacccctcattcccggccccaccccagagcctgcacccccctgcctgagtcctcaccaaaccccaaacccctgccctcttccacaccctgaacccctcatttctggccccacccagagcccacaccccccagcccataccccaccctgcaccccaacctcctgcaccagcccagaaccctctcccgcaccccaaactcctcatccccggccccaccccagagccagcacccccctgcctgagtcctcaccaaaccccaaacccctgccccagcccggagccctcttccacaccctgaacccctcatttctggccccacccagagcccacacccccagcccataccccaccctgcaccccaacctcctgcaccAGCTCagaaccctctcccgcaccccaaactcctcatccccggccccaccccagagccagcacccccctgcctgagtcctcaccaaaccccaaacccctgccccagcccggagccctcttccacaccctgaacccctcatttctggccccacccagagcccacaccccccagcccataccccctcccgtaccccaaccccctgccccatcctgagGGTcagggagagcgagcgacggaatGAGCGGGGATGGagcgagtgggggcggggccttggcgAAGcgatgtttggttttgtgcagttagaacaggggttctcacaacaaattttttggtggcctcagccaccaactctcactggtggctgcactgacactttttcctaaaatacttaattaacgttaggaaaaacaattaaaaacacaCCAAGTCATTGTAATTTATATTTGTAGGGATTTTTGACAGACTCAAATAAAAAATAAGGCTGcctccccctttgccccccccatccagggcttagtGAGTCATGGGgcttgctgtgaaaagtgatatttgtatatttgttaatatcacagcaCACTTTAGCTGCCTGGGAGACTGTGAAAAGTGAtgagtgatattaacaaacattcaagtatcacttttcaccaatagctagtaagtctgctgttgAAAGTGATACTTGcgtgtttgttaatatcacttttctcagcaagccccaggacccattaagccctggatggggggggcaaaggggaggcagcagggccaaaggtgatggtgggatggatgggggaggctAGGAAGGCAGTGGGGTCTGAGGTGATTAGGTGGATACAGGCCATAGGAGGCAGTAGGGGTCATGGGCAATGGGGGTGAGTGATGATCCCCACTGTCACGTGGCCCGAGCCAGGGGCTGGTGCCTGCTGCTATGCGGCCAGGACTGGGGCTCAGTGCCCGCAGCCAGAACCCGGAACAGAACAGGAACTgtgtggctggagccagggatCGGAGCCCGCTGCCGTGCAGCCAGAGCTGTGGGTCAGCGCCCAGGGCCAGTGCCTGCCGCCGCACAGCCAGAGCCCGGAGCTGGGTGCCAGAGCCCATGGGTGCGTGGCTGGAGCCAGAAGTCAGTGCCCGCCGTGGCGTGGCTAGAGCCAGCACTTGCTGTTGCGCGGCCAGGGGTCAGCATCTGGGGCCAGCTCTTGCCACCGTGTGGCCGGAGCCCGGGAACAGGGCTGTGGGTTGGTGCCTGCTGCCATGCAGCTGTGGCAGGGGGTCTgcaccaggggctggggccgcgtggctggagcccagggccaaCGCCCAACATCGCACGGCGGACCTGGGGGCCAGAGGCCGACTGAAGCCCCATGGCCGGAGAAGGGGGTCAGCATCTGCTGCCGAGCAGCTAGAGCCAGGGGTTGGCGCCCAAAGCCCCGCAGTTGGAGCCGTCTGCTGTGTGGCTGAGGGTCAGTGCCTGTGGCCACTGCATGGCCGGAGCCCGGGACTGGAGCTGGGGGCCAGCGCCTGCTGCCACGCAGCTGGAACCAGGGGCCGGAGGCTgaagccctgcagctgggggccaGGGCCGCGTGGCCAGAGCCAGGGGGGTCAGTACCCACTGCACCATGGTTGGAGCCAGGTTCCTGAAGTCCCGCCCCTGGTGCCTGCTGCCCAAATCCCCTCCCCACAATGTGGGACAAGAACTCACCTTGCTCCTGCAGTGTTGTGCCCCACCTCTCTCCAGAGGTGCATCCAGAAGCAAcaaggagggagtgggaggggccgATGCTTTGCcgtccttcccccactcccccataGCCACCCAGGAGGCTGTCGTGGCTGcatgaaaagcccctggtggccgcattagAGAAACGctggattagaaagttggcaaccctagtggggTAGCCGGGCTCACGCGAGCGGTGTAGATAGCGCTCTGAAGTTGTGGCcggggctggagctcgggctctgaagtcggaggggggtgggggggttggggttggctTCAGTCTGAGCCGTAACTTccaagtgctgtctacacagctatctTCAGAGCAGCAACATTTCTCACTCAGGAGAAGCGTCTCAGCAATGAGATCAGGGCTTGTTTTCATGGAAGTTTGACTCGGACTCTGAATTCCCCGCTCTGCTCAGGCAAAAGCCGGTGTGAATAAAGAAGGCTCGCACCCTGCCCTGGGAGGGAACAGCTTTCAGCATTTGAGAGATCAGCTGGGAGGGGAACAAAGCGCCCAGCGGAGGATCCTCCACCTAGAACGCCGTGCCCCAGCCCAAGACATGGTGGGGTCCTTAGCAGAGACAAACCGATTGTTGGTGTGGGGGTGGTGGTCCAGCACCAATGGGTGGGCACATGCGGTTGGTGCTTAATAAATCATTCATAATCATCTAGCCAgatggagagggagagaaaaaaggcTCTTCTAGCCACTGGGGCTTCCAGGAATAAAATGGATCCAGGAGCCCCCCGGCGTATCATTAAGAACTGACGATG
This genomic window contains:
- the LOC101952719 gene encoding sialidase-3-like — translated: MIKASMSSGKVTLFHQDPRSGVTYRIPALLYIPTDTLLAFAEKRSSARDEDAEYLVLRRGRKTGTSVEWGPSEPLRSAELPGHRTMNPCPVYERKSQTVFLFFICVRKHVTEQWQIHSGKNAARLCYVCSGDAGQTWSSLTDLTEQVIGEDLKDWATFAVGPGHGVQLSSGRLVIPAYTFHITARCCRLPLPCWTLPRALVFYSDDGGQRWHKGELIKGMKTGECQVAEVVCQACDPVLYCNARTPCRCRAAALSTDQGLTFESPSSCKKLCEPPHGCQGSVVSFTPTAGLLEADGVEGPDAPASKTTCPLNGGNAPSAICRNTVSWLLYSHPMSKHKRVNLGIYLNRSPLNEAKWGHPWLLYKGPCGYSDLAVCQEASAPLLFGCLFECGVNHACEEIAFQLFCFEDPQS